One window from the genome of Thermaerobacter marianensis DSM 12885 encodes:
- a CDS encoding rhodanese-like domain-containing protein, with protein MAMRASLPDTVTPEELRRRLEAGNAPLIIDVREPDEYAGGHIPGARLLPLGQVPMRYRELPADQEIVLVCRSGNRSGLAQEWLQAMGFRNVRNLVGGMRRWNGPVEYGAGQRR; from the coding sequence ATGGCGATGCGCGCTTCGTTGCCGGACACCGTCACCCCCGAGGAGCTGCGCCGGCGACTCGAGGCCGGTAACGCCCCGCTGATCATCGATGTCCGCGAGCCCGACGAGTACGCCGGTGGGCACATCCCGGGCGCGCGGTTGCTCCCGCTGGGCCAGGTACCCATGCGGTACCGGGAGTTGCCGGCGGATCAGGAGATCGTCCTGGTCTGTCGCAGCGGGAACCGCTCCGGCCTGGCCCAGGAATGGCTGCAAGCAATGGGTTTCCGCAATGTCCGCAACCTGGTAGGCGGCATGCGGCGGTGGAACGGCCCGGTGGAATATGGGGCCGGGCAGAGACGCTGA
- a CDS encoding MBL fold metallo-hydrolase — translation MDARTRTPWEIDAGELKRMLDRGETPFLIDVRNDEEFRRWRIEGRQPLPVIHVPYYEILAEAEEDDVTASAKAYARRYWVDHLPREGRIVVVCAHGGTSRYVAQGLRELGYDAFSLRGGMIAWGDHYEFVPVVEEEGLAVYQINRPARGCLSYLVASEGEAVIIDPLRHAERYLEFSRRHGLAITRVLDTHAHADHISSGTELAEKLGVPYHLHPYDAIHPMDVLPATFRYQPVYDGQEVRVGRATLRAIHVPGHTLGQVVYLLDDRYLFSGDTIFVESIARPDLGGRAETWTPLYYRSLLRLMELPDSTLVLPGHFSRPQEADARGLVAGTLGDLKQSNEGLQALAAGERAFVDFIMARLPEFPQHYVDIKRVNTGLLRPSEEQASELELGRNVCALAEEAA, via the coding sequence GTGGACGCAAGGACGCGGACTCCCTGGGAAATCGATGCCGGTGAGCTCAAGCGGATGCTGGACCGGGGTGAAACTCCGTTCCTGATCGATGTCCGCAATGACGAGGAGTTTCGCCGCTGGCGGATCGAAGGCCGCCAGCCCCTACCGGTGATCCACGTGCCGTACTACGAGATCCTGGCCGAGGCGGAGGAAGACGATGTCACCGCATCGGCCAAGGCCTACGCGCGCCGGTACTGGGTGGACCACCTGCCCCGGGAAGGGCGGATCGTGGTCGTGTGTGCCCACGGCGGCACCTCCCGGTATGTGGCCCAGGGGCTGCGCGAGCTGGGGTATGACGCCTTCAGCTTGCGCGGCGGCATGATCGCCTGGGGCGACCATTACGAGTTTGTCCCCGTGGTGGAAGAGGAGGGCCTTGCCGTTTATCAGATCAACCGCCCGGCCCGCGGCTGCCTGAGCTATCTGGTGGCCTCGGAGGGGGAGGCGGTGATCATCGACCCGCTGCGCCACGCCGAGCGCTACCTGGAGTTCTCGCGCCGGCACGGCCTGGCCATCACCCGGGTCCTGGACACCCACGCCCACGCCGACCACATCAGCAGCGGCACCGAGCTGGCAGAAAAATTGGGCGTGCCGTACCACCTGCACCCCTACGACGCCATTCATCCCATGGACGTGTTGCCCGCCACCTTCCGCTACCAGCCGGTGTACGACGGGCAGGAGGTCCGCGTGGGCCGCGCCACCTTGCGGGCGATCCATGTGCCCGGCCACACCCTGGGCCAGGTGGTCTACCTGCTGGACGACCGCTACCTGTTCAGCGGCGACACCATCTTCGTCGAGTCCATCGCCCGCCCGGACCTGGGTGGCCGGGCCGAGACCTGGACGCCCCTGTATTACCGGTCCCTTCTGCGGCTGATGGAGCTGCCCGACTCCACGCTGGTTCTTCCCGGGCACTTCAGCCGGCCGCAGGAGGCCGACGCCCGCGGCCTCGTCGCCGGCACGCTGGGCGACCTCAAACAGTCCAACGAGGGGTTGCAGGCCCTGGCAGCGGGCGAGCGAGCCTTCGTCGACTTCATCATGGCCCGCCTGCCGGAGTTCCCCCAGCACTACGTGGACATCAAGCGGGTGAACACCGGTTTGCTACGGCCGAGCGAGGAGCAGGCGTCCGAGCTCGAGCTGGGGCGTAATGTCTGCGCGCTGGCGGAAGAAGCGGCCTGA